A part of Sulfurifustis variabilis genomic DNA contains:
- a CDS encoding efflux RND transporter periplasmic adaptor subunit: protein MNRPASIALVLTLVAAGAGAGYWWGAQRPSSDHNTASANETAGRETLKKERRILFYRNPMGLPDTSPVPKKDPMGMDYIPVYEGEEEAPAVEGAVKISVDKVQKLGVRTEPAAERTLARAVRVVGTIEPNERRTYTISPKFEGWIERLYVNATGEPVRAGQPLLDAYSPELVSTQEEYLIALQGAQALAGADPEIRRQAEQVIQGALKRLDYWGISDNELEALRRTGSAKRTLTFRSPVNGVVLEKLALEGMRFMPGEMLYKIADLSTVWLMGEVYEQDLALVRVGSRARIQVTAYPEREFDGRVVFVYPTVNPDTRTGKVRIEVPNPAGRLKPGMYAAVEILSTFGKGKTVSVPDSAVLDSGTRRVVLVQRGEGLFEPREVKTGRRADGYIEVLEGVQSGEQVVVRANFLIDAESNLKAALGAFGHGGHGGGPAAEESAGAASAASPPPGPSDGAAEHRGH from the coding sequence GTGAACCGTCCCGCATCGATTGCCCTTGTCCTGACCCTCGTGGCCGCCGGCGCCGGCGCCGGCTACTGGTGGGGCGCGCAGCGCCCCTCCTCCGACCACAACACGGCCTCGGCCAATGAGACGGCGGGCCGTGAGACTCTGAAGAAGGAGCGCAGGATCCTCTTCTACCGCAACCCGATGGGGCTGCCCGATACCTCGCCCGTCCCCAAGAAGGACCCCATGGGCATGGACTACATCCCGGTGTACGAGGGCGAGGAGGAGGCACCCGCCGTGGAGGGCGCGGTGAAGATCAGCGTCGACAAGGTGCAAAAGCTCGGCGTGCGCACCGAGCCCGCGGCCGAGCGCACACTCGCGCGCGCGGTGCGCGTGGTCGGCACCATCGAGCCGAACGAGCGCCGCACCTATACCATCTCGCCCAAGTTCGAGGGCTGGATCGAACGGCTGTACGTGAACGCGACCGGCGAGCCGGTGCGCGCGGGGCAGCCGCTGCTCGACGCCTACAGCCCGGAGCTCGTGTCCACCCAGGAGGAATACCTGATTGCGCTCCAGGGCGCGCAGGCGCTCGCGGGCGCCGACCCCGAGATCCGGAGGCAGGCCGAGCAGGTGATCCAGGGCGCGCTCAAGCGGCTCGACTACTGGGGCATCTCGGACAACGAGCTCGAGGCGTTGCGGCGCACGGGAAGCGCGAAGCGCACGCTCACCTTCCGCTCGCCGGTCAACGGCGTCGTTCTCGAGAAGCTGGCGCTCGAGGGCATGCGCTTCATGCCCGGCGAGATGCTCTACAAGATCGCCGACCTTTCGACGGTGTGGCTGATGGGGGAAGTCTATGAGCAGGACCTGGCGCTCGTGCGCGTGGGGAGCCGCGCGCGCATCCAGGTCACGGCCTATCCCGAGAGAGAGTTCGACGGCCGCGTCGTCTTCGTCTACCCCACGGTCAACCCGGACACGCGCACGGGAAAGGTGCGCATCGAGGTCCCGAACCCCGCCGGCCGGCTCAAGCCCGGGATGTACGCCGCGGTCGAGATCCTGAGCACCTTCGGCAAGGGCAAGACGGTCTCCGTGCCGGACTCGGCCGTGCTCGACAGCGGCACGCGCCGGGTCGTGCTGGTCCAGCGCGGCGAGGGGCTGTTCGAGCCGCGGGAGGTGAAGACCGGCCGGCGCGCCGACGGCTACATCGAGGTGCTCGAAGGCGTGCAGTCCGGCGAGCAGGTGGTGGTGCGCGCGAACTTCCTGATCGACGCGGAGAGCAACCTCAAGGCGGCGCTCGGCGCGTTCGGTCACGGCGGCCACGGCGGCGGGCCGGCGGCCGAAGAGTCGGCCGGGGCTGCCTCCGCGGCGAGCCCGCCGCCCGGGCCGAGCGACGGCGCGGCCGAGCACCGGGGGCACTGA
- a CDS encoding efflux RND transporter permease subunit — protein sequence MLNRLIEWSIRNVFLVLLATVFIVAWGVYAVVKTPVDAIPDLSDVQVIVYTEYPGQAPQVVEDQVTFPLSTAMLAVPNSKVVRGLSVFGASFVYVIFEDGTDIYWARSRVLEYLSFAAGRLPPGIKPALGPDATGVGWVYQYAVTGAQRTLDELRATQDWFLRYQLTAAEGVAEVASVGGFARTYQVTLNPRALQGYAVPLKRVIDVIRESNRDVGGRVVEMAETEYIIRGRGYLRGTRDLENLVVKAERGTPVLLRDIARVELVPDERRGIAELNGEGEVVAGIVVARYLQNARDVIHNVKSRLAEIASGLPEGVSVVPVYDRSDLIHRAISNLTRTLIEESAIVALVCIAFLLHARSALVAILMLPVGVLIAFIAMRYLGLNSNIMSLGGIAIAIGAMVDAAIVMIENAHKHLEKAEPGTPRVQILINACREVGPALFFSLLIITVSFLPVFTLEAQEGRMFSPLAYTKTFAMAGAALLSVTLVPALMLIFIRGRVPPEHRNPIVRFLIWSYRPIIEAVLRWKKLTILAAVALLTLTAYPALRLGTEFMPTLNEGTLLFMPSTLPSISVTKAAELMQVQDKIIKSFPEVESVFGKAGRAATATDPAPIEMMETVVNLKPESEWRAGMTVDKLIAEMDQALQIPGVANAWTMPIKARIDMLSTGIRTPIGVKVFGKDLAVIERLAREIEAVVKTVPGTTSAYAERLTGGYYLDIEPDAIALARYGLAVGDVQEVISMALGADIVTTTVEGLERYGVAVRYPRDLRSDPDAIARQVLVPTMNGAMIPLGQLASIKLVKGPPNIRTENALLAAYIYVDIRDRDIGGYVAEAQQAVRERVDFPPGYYATWSGQFEYMERAKEKLKVVVPLTLLIIFVLLYLNFRRFTETLIVMLSVPFALVGGIWLMYLLGYNLSVAVAVGFIALAGVAAEIGVVMLIYLDQALLRLATERQLAGEQLTVADLYQAVVEGALLRVRPIMMTVLAIIAGLLPIMWSAGAGSEVMRRIAAPMVGGMISVTVLSLIVIPAVYAVVKEFAIRHGWLRVVARPENGPVTGPVSTVMLDETGPRQA from the coding sequence ATGCTGAACCGCCTGATCGAGTGGTCGATCCGCAACGTCTTCCTGGTGCTGCTGGCGACGGTCTTTATCGTCGCCTGGGGCGTCTACGCCGTGGTCAAGACGCCGGTCGACGCCATCCCCGACCTCTCCGACGTCCAGGTCATCGTCTACACCGAGTACCCGGGCCAAGCGCCGCAGGTGGTCGAGGACCAGGTCACCTTTCCCCTCTCCACCGCGATGCTCGCCGTGCCCAACTCCAAGGTCGTGCGCGGGCTCTCGGTCTTCGGCGCCTCCTTCGTCTACGTGATCTTCGAGGACGGCACCGACATCTACTGGGCGCGCTCGCGGGTGCTCGAGTACCTGAGCTTCGCCGCGGGGAGGCTGCCGCCCGGGATCAAGCCCGCGCTCGGGCCCGACGCGACCGGCGTGGGCTGGGTCTACCAGTACGCGGTCACGGGCGCGCAGCGCACGCTCGATGAACTGCGCGCGACTCAGGACTGGTTCCTGCGCTACCAGCTCACCGCGGCCGAGGGCGTCGCCGAGGTGGCGAGCGTCGGGGGCTTTGCGCGCACCTACCAGGTGACGCTCAACCCCCGCGCGCTCCAGGGCTACGCGGTGCCGCTCAAGCGGGTGATCGACGTCATCCGCGAGAGCAACCGCGACGTCGGCGGGCGCGTGGTGGAGATGGCCGAGACCGAGTACATCATCCGCGGGCGGGGCTACTTGCGCGGCACCCGCGACCTCGAGAACCTCGTGGTCAAGGCCGAGCGCGGCACGCCCGTGCTGCTGCGCGACATCGCGCGCGTCGAGCTCGTGCCGGACGAGCGCCGCGGGATCGCCGAGCTCAACGGCGAGGGCGAGGTCGTCGCCGGTATCGTCGTCGCGCGCTACCTGCAGAACGCGCGCGACGTGATCCACAACGTCAAGAGCAGACTCGCCGAGATCGCGAGCGGGCTGCCCGAGGGCGTGTCGGTCGTGCCCGTCTACGACCGCTCCGACCTGATCCACCGCGCGATCTCGAACCTCACGCGCACGCTCATCGAGGAGAGCGCGATCGTGGCGCTCGTGTGCATCGCCTTCCTGCTGCACGCGCGCAGCGCCCTGGTCGCGATCCTGATGCTGCCGGTCGGCGTGCTCATCGCCTTCATCGCCATGCGCTACCTCGGGCTCAACTCCAACATCATGAGCCTCGGCGGCATCGCCATCGCCATCGGCGCGATGGTGGACGCGGCCATCGTCATGATCGAGAACGCGCACAAGCACCTCGAGAAGGCCGAGCCCGGGACGCCGCGCGTGCAGATCCTGATCAATGCCTGCCGCGAAGTGGGCCCGGCGCTCTTCTTCAGCCTGCTCATCATCACCGTGTCCTTCCTGCCGGTGTTCACGCTCGAGGCGCAGGAAGGACGGATGTTCAGCCCGCTCGCCTACACCAAGACCTTCGCCATGGCGGGCGCGGCGCTGCTCTCCGTCACGCTGGTGCCGGCGCTCATGCTGATCTTCATCCGCGGGCGCGTGCCGCCCGAGCACAGGAACCCGATCGTGCGCTTCCTCATCTGGTCGTACCGGCCGATCATCGAAGCGGTGCTTCGCTGGAAGAAGCTCACGATCCTCGCGGCGGTCGCCCTGCTCACCCTCACCGCCTACCCGGCGCTCCGGCTCGGCACCGAGTTCATGCCGACGTTGAACGAAGGCACGCTCCTGTTCATGCCCTCGACCCTGCCGTCCATCTCGGTGACGAAGGCGGCCGAACTGATGCAGGTGCAGGACAAGATCATCAAGAGCTTTCCCGAGGTGGAGTCGGTGTTCGGCAAGGCCGGCCGCGCGGCCACCGCGACCGATCCGGCGCCGATCGAGATGATGGAGACGGTCGTGAACCTGAAGCCCGAGAGCGAGTGGCGAGCCGGCATGACCGTCGACAAGCTCATCGCCGAGATGGACCAGGCGCTCCAGATCCCGGGCGTGGCGAACGCCTGGACCATGCCGATCAAGGCGCGCATCGACATGCTCTCGACCGGCATCCGCACGCCGATCGGCGTCAAGGTATTCGGCAAGGACCTCGCGGTCATCGAGCGGCTCGCCAGGGAGATCGAGGCGGTGGTGAAGACCGTGCCCGGCACCACCAGCGCCTACGCCGAGCGCCTCACCGGGGGCTACTACCTCGACATCGAGCCGGACGCCATCGCGCTCGCCCGCTACGGGCTCGCGGTCGGCGACGTGCAGGAGGTAATCAGCATGGCCCTCGGGGCCGACATAGTGACGACCACGGTCGAGGGACTGGAGCGCTACGGGGTGGCGGTGCGCTACCCGCGCGACCTGCGCAGCGACCCCGACGCGATCGCGCGCCAGGTCCTGGTGCCGACGATGAACGGCGCCATGATCCCACTCGGGCAGCTCGCGAGCATCAAGCTGGTGAAAGGCCCGCCGAACATCCGCACCGAGAACGCGCTGCTCGCGGCCTACATCTACGTCGACATCCGCGACCGCGACATCGGCGGTTACGTCGCCGAGGCGCAGCAGGCGGTGCGTGAGCGCGTCGACTTTCCGCCGGGCTACTACGCGACCTGGAGCGGCCAGTTCGAGTACATGGAACGGGCGAAGGAGAAGCTCAAGGTGGTCGTGCCGCTGACGCTGCTCATCATCTTCGTGCTGCTCTATCTCAACTTCCGGCGCTTCACCGAGACGCTGATCGTCATGCTCTCGGTGCCGTTCGCGCTGGTCGGCGGCATCTGGCTCATGTACCTGCTCGGCTACAACCTGAGCGTGGCGGTGGCGGTCGGGTTCATCGCCCTCGCCGGCGTCGCCGCGGAGATCGGGGTGGTCATGCTCATCTACCTCGACCAGGCGCTGCTGCGCCTCGCGACCGAGCGGCAGCTCGCGGGCGAGCAGCTCACGGTCGCCGACCTCTACCAGGCGGTCGTGGAAGGCGCGCTGCTGCGCGTGCGGCCGATCATGATGACCGTGCTTGCCATCATCGCCGGGCTCCTGCCGATCATGTGGAGCGCGGGCGCCGGTTCGGAAGTGATGCGGCGGATCGCGGCGCCGATGGTGGGCGGGATGATCTCGGTCACGGTGCTCTCGCTGATCGTGATCCCTGCGGTCTACGCCGTGGTGAAGGAGTTCGCGATCCGGCACGGGTGGCTGCGGGTGGTCGCCCGACCGGAAAACGGACCCGTAACGGGGCCGGTGAGCACCGTGATGCTCGATGAGACGGGTCCGAGGCAGGCATGA
- a CDS encoding class I SAM-dependent methyltransferase, with protein MTCCCCPHSADAGRLFSRLARRYRRRYQRAGLEASQRQLIEGLRRAGFEGRTLLEIGSGVGYLHQLLLEAGARRAVGIELAEAMIVEAREQASARGLEGRTEYHAGDFTDLADTLAPADVTILDKVICCYPDAERLVHCSLAKTRRVYAFTLPRNRWYTRLGVGLIASGMRLIGSRFRPYVYDPEHIARWVTAAGFRMSFEAKTLVWLTRIYTRGDPEAERRLPSRLVSAADDVGRCTEPTQAGG; from the coding sequence ATGACCTGTTGCTGCTGCCCGCATAGCGCGGACGCCGGCCGGCTGTTTTCGCGCCTGGCTCGCCGCTACCGTCGCCGCTACCAGCGGGCGGGTCTGGAGGCGAGCCAGCGGCAGCTCATCGAAGGTCTTCGCCGTGCCGGCTTCGAGGGTCGCACGCTCCTCGAGATCGGCAGCGGCGTCGGTTACCTGCACCAGCTCTTGCTTGAGGCCGGGGCGAGGCGCGCGGTCGGGATCGAGCTCGCCGAGGCGATGATCGTCGAGGCCCGGGAACAGGCAAGCGCGCGCGGGCTTGAAGGCCGCACGGAATACCACGCGGGTGACTTCACAGATCTTGCCGATACCCTTGCTCCCGCCGACGTCACGATCCTCGACAAGGTCATCTGCTGTTACCCGGATGCCGAACGGCTCGTGCACTGCTCCCTCGCCAAGACCCGTCGGGTCTACGCCTTCACCCTGCCGCGCAACCGCTGGTACACCCGCCTGGGCGTCGGGCTGATCGCCTCCGGGATGCGGCTCATCGGCTCTCGCTTTCGTCCGTACGTCTACGATCCGGAGCACATCGCGCGCTGGGTTACCGCGGCCGGGTTCCGCATGAGCTTCGAAGCCAAAACGCTCGTCTGGCTCACGCGAATCTATACGCGAGGCGATCCGGAAGCTGAAAGGCGGTTACCGTCCCGGCTCGTTTCCGCTGCGGACGATGTCGGGCGCTGCACGGAGCCCACCCAGGCCGGAGGATAG
- a CDS encoding TlpA family protein disulfide reductase — protein MKRMVLASVVLLAAFALGLTVYSYSRSARDVPSGLALADASAARKSGFPLRLHATPRAVPDIRFQDDAGRQMSLADFRGRVVLLNLWATWCPPCRKEIPSLDRLQTKVGGPDFEVVALSIDHDGVSAVQRFYKEIGIRALKIYIDPTTDATYRLGITGIPGTLLLDREGREIGRALGPAEWDSPESLALIRRAIGGGPSAAERAKRE, from the coding sequence ATGAAGCGCATGGTGCTGGCATCTGTCGTCCTGCTCGCGGCGTTCGCACTCGGGCTGACGGTGTATAGCTATAGCCGATCCGCGCGCGATGTCCCATCGGGGCTGGCCCTCGCTGATGCCTCGGCGGCCAGGAAGTCGGGATTCCCCTTGAGACTGCACGCGACTCCGCGCGCGGTACCGGACATCCGCTTTCAGGACGACGCCGGACGTCAAATGAGCCTTGCGGACTTTCGCGGTCGCGTGGTGCTCCTCAACCTCTGGGCGACATGGTGCCCGCCGTGCCGCAAGGAGATACCGAGCCTCGACCGGCTACAGACCAAGGTCGGCGGACCGGATTTCGAGGTGGTCGCGCTCTCGATCGACCACGACGGTGTCTCCGCGGTGCAGCGTTTTTACAAGGAGATCGGCATACGGGCCCTGAAGATTTACATCGATCCCACGACCGACGCCACCTATCGCCTTGGCATCACCGGGATACCGGGGACGCTGCTCCTCGACCGCGAGGGCCGCGAGATCGGCCGCGCGCTCGGGCCGGCCGAGTGGGACAGCCCGGAGTCGCTCGCGCTGATCCGCCGGGCGATCGGTGGCGGTCCGTCTGCGGCCGAACGCGCGAAGCGCGAGTGA
- a CDS encoding cytochrome c biogenesis CcdA family protein: MEFSFGLFTVFLAGLISFLSPCVLPLVPAYLSYVAGESIDELRIAARPRLAVLGLSACFVLGFSSVFLLFGASATALGRLFLAYRYEANLVAGALVIAFGLFMTGLLTPRLLARDYRLVHKLPHFAGARPLGAGVLGVAFGFGWTPCIGPVLGSILTLSATTEAVTQGIALLGVYALGLGVPFLLVAAFTETFVAHLGVLRRFGRPLHVAAGLVLIALGLAMITGKLSAFAFWLLDTFPVLGRIG, encoded by the coding sequence ATGGAGTTCTCCTTCGGTCTCTTCACCGTCTTTCTCGCGGGCCTGATCTCGTTTCTCTCGCCGTGCGTGCTGCCCCTCGTGCCGGCTTACCTCTCCTACGTCGCCGGCGAATCGATCGACGAGCTCAGGATCGCGGCGCGGCCGCGGCTCGCGGTGCTGGGCCTGAGCGCCTGCTTCGTGCTCGGCTTCTCGAGCGTGTTCCTGCTCTTCGGGGCGAGCGCGACCGCCCTGGGTCGCTTGTTCCTTGCCTACCGCTACGAAGCGAACCTGGTTGCCGGCGCTTTAGTGATCGCCTTCGGCCTCTTCATGACCGGGCTCCTCACCCCGCGGCTCCTCGCGCGCGACTACCGGCTCGTGCACAAGCTGCCGCACTTCGCCGGCGCCCGGCCGCTCGGGGCGGGCGTCCTCGGCGTCGCGTTCGGCTTCGGGTGGACGCCCTGCATCGGCCCGGTGCTCGGATCGATCCTCACGCTGAGCGCAACGACCGAGGCGGTGACCCAGGGTATCGCCCTGCTGGGCGTCTATGCGCTGGGCCTCGGGGTGCCCTTTCTCCTCGTGGCCGCCTTCACCGAGACCTTCGTCGCCCACTTGGGCGTGCTGCGCCGCTTCGGCCGCCCGCTTCACGTCGCCGCCGGTCTCGTCCTCATTGCGCTCGGGCTGGCGATGATCACCGGGAAGCTCTCGGCCTTCGCGTTTTGGCTGCTCGACACCTTTCCGGTACTGGGCCGGATCGGTTGA
- a CDS encoding F510_1955 family glycosylhydrolase, protein MARSNSWFAVIAVAAAVLAVFAWPTPALTLHHVHGLVFSADGESLMIPSHDGLALYRDGRWSKASGPEHDYMGFARSRDALYSSGHPAPGSGLPNPFGLLRSTDGGKTWERLGLEGEADFHLLAVSYETGAVYVSNPAPNSRMPAPGIYWTADRGTTWRRAAAEGLAGRLFALAVHPRKPEIVAVGTERGLFLTRDHGGRFERIGGATPVTAVAFDLAGEHLWLGSMDRAATLARLRTDNSAAGPLSLPPLAPQDAVAYITQNPADPDHWAIATFTRDVYLTTDAGKNWQQLVRGGETR, encoded by the coding sequence ATGGCTCGCTCAAACAGCTGGTTCGCCGTGATCGCCGTGGCCGCCGCCGTGCTTGCGGTATTCGCCTGGCCGACACCGGCCCTGACGCTGCATCACGTCCACGGTCTCGTCTTCAGCGCGGACGGGGAGAGCCTGATGATTCCATCGCACGACGGGCTCGCGCTCTACCGCGACGGTCGCTGGAGCAAGGCAAGCGGCCCCGAGCACGACTACATGGGCTTCGCCCGCAGCCGCGACGCGCTCTACAGCAGCGGCCACCCGGCGCCGGGGTCGGGCCTGCCGAACCCGTTCGGCCTGCTGCGCAGCACCGACGGCGGGAAGACCTGGGAGCGCCTCGGACTCGAAGGCGAGGCCGATTTTCATCTCCTGGCTGTGAGCTACGAGACGGGCGCGGTCTACGTGTCCAACCCGGCGCCCAACTCGCGCATGCCCGCCCCCGGCATCTACTGGACGGCCGATCGCGGCACGACCTGGCGGCGGGCCGCCGCGGAGGGCCTGGCGGGCCGGCTCTTTGCGCTCGCGGTCCATCCGCGCAAGCCGGAGATCGTCGCCGTCGGAACCGAACGCGGGCTCTTTCTCACGCGCGATCACGGCGGGCGCTTCGAGCGGATCGGCGGGGCTACGCCGGTGACGGCGGTCGCCTTCGATCTGGCGGGCGAGCACCTCTGGTTGGGCAGCATGGACCGTGCGGCCACGCTCGCGCGGCTTCGTACCGACAACTCCGCGGCCGGACCGCTTTCGTTGCCGCCGCTTGCCCCGCAGGACGCGGTGGCCTACATCACGCAGAATCCGGCTGATCCCGACCACTGGGCGATCGCGACCTTCACGCGGGACGTCTACCTGACGACCGACGCGGGAAAGAACTGGCAGCAACTCGTACGTGGAGGCGAGACGCGATGA
- a CDS encoding DUF255 domain-containing protein, with amino-acid sequence MSRTKRFRSAAATMAVVLLLAAWPVRAGELTGWHYLEQTRIAWRPYGEAAFAEARRIGKPLFVLVFADWCEWCRKYEVETLETDAIRERLERDYIPVAVDHTTQRSLAKQLGAKLVPTTLLLTPEGEKLLRFYGVQPAAALADTLDRANVLWKRGEIPQPDFGDIETCCPLEDATGDKR; translated from the coding sequence ATGAGCAGGACGAAGCGTTTCCGGAGCGCGGCCGCGACGATGGCGGTTGTCCTGCTCCTCGCGGCGTGGCCAGTCCGTGCGGGCGAGCTGACCGGCTGGCATTACCTGGAACAGACACGCATCGCCTGGCGTCCTTACGGTGAAGCCGCCTTTGCCGAGGCCCGCCGGATCGGAAAGCCGCTCTTCGTCCTCGTCTTCGCCGATTGGTGCGAATGGTGTCGCAAGTACGAGGTCGAGACGCTCGAAACCGATGCGATCCGGGAGCGACTCGAGCGGGACTACATACCGGTCGCCGTCGACCATACGACTCAGCGGAGTCTCGCCAAGCAGCTCGGCGCGAAGCTCGTGCCCACGACCCTCCTTCTCACTCCCGAAGGAGAGAAGCTCCTGCGCTTCTACGGAGTACAACCGGCGGCCGCGCTCGCCGACACGCTCGACCGGGCGAATGTGCTCTGGAAGCGGGGCGAGATACCGCAGCCCGATTTCGGGGACATCGAGACGTGTTGCCCGCTCGAGGACGCAACCGGCGACAAGCGTTGA
- a CDS encoding multicopper oxidase family protein, protein MATNRRLSPYDAGRVTRRDMLRYLGAAGLAGITGIGLAGGSRAGNSRAVTKDVEILLTARPGQARLLPGTPTQVLRFDASVVRGDPAAVAPSPGGYLGPTLRLKKGQRVRIRFDNRLTEPSIVHWHGLHLPDEMDGHPRFAVAGGGSYHYEFTVNDRAGTYWYHPHPHGRTGPQIYYGLAGLLLISDDEERTLGLPQDEQDIALVIQDRTFGADNQLRTLGRGMMMERMMGFLGKDILVNGQPGYTLTVSPRAYRLRLLNASNARIYKLAWSDGTPLHVIATDGGLLTRPAERPYAMLAPGERVELWVDFSRYADGGELALKSLPFEGGMAMRGMMGGGMMRGMMGRGGMMDGMMGDTMSRMNEGMMGGPANGRELDLLTVRIARGRPAKSEPPARLARVPPAGSGDARNAGNPRTFRLAMGMMEWTLNGRTFEMNAAAADERVALGATEVWELANEASMGMMGMMAHPMHIHGVQFRVVGREVLPGLREAYATVREGFVDEGWKDTVLVMPGERVRLMLRFEDYKGLFPYHCHNLEHADLGMMRNYRVV, encoded by the coding sequence ATGGCCACAAATCGCCGCCTTTCTCCGTATGACGCCGGGCGAGTGACCCGCCGGGACATGTTGCGCTATCTCGGCGCCGCCGGCCTGGCGGGCATCACCGGCATCGGCCTTGCGGGCGGGAGCCGCGCGGGCAACAGCAGGGCAGTCACGAAGGATGTCGAGATCCTGCTGACGGCAAGACCCGGGCAAGCACGGCTACTCCCGGGGACACCGACGCAGGTGCTGCGCTTCGACGCCTCGGTCGTCCGCGGCGATCCCGCCGCGGTGGCGCCCTCCCCCGGCGGCTACCTCGGCCCCACGCTGCGGCTGAAAAAGGGCCAGCGCGTGCGCATCCGCTTCGATAACCGGCTTACCGAGCCGAGCATCGTGCACTGGCACGGCCTGCACCTGCCCGACGAGATGGACGGGCACCCGCGCTTCGCGGTCGCCGGCGGCGGAAGCTACCACTACGAATTCACGGTCAACGATCGCGCCGGCACGTACTGGTACCACCCGCACCCGCACGGCCGCACGGGCCCGCAGATCTACTACGGCCTCGCGGGACTGCTCCTGATCAGTGACGACGAGGAGCGCACGCTCGGCCTGCCGCAGGACGAGCAGGACATCGCGCTCGTGATCCAGGACCGCACCTTCGGCGCCGACAACCAGCTCCGCACGCTCGGCAGGGGGATGATGATGGAGCGGATGATGGGCTTCCTCGGCAAGGACATTCTGGTGAACGGTCAGCCCGGTTACACGCTCACCGTTTCGCCCCGCGCGTATCGGCTGCGCCTGCTCAATGCCTCGAACGCACGCATCTACAAACTCGCCTGGAGCGACGGTACGCCGCTTCACGTCATTGCCACCGACGGCGGGCTGCTCACGCGGCCAGCAGAACGACCTTATGCCATGCTCGCGCCCGGCGAGCGGGTCGAGCTCTGGGTCGACTTCAGCCGCTATGCCGACGGCGGCGAGCTCGCGCTCAAGAGCCTGCCCTTCGAGGGCGGCATGGCCATGCGCGGCATGATGGGAGGCGGGATGATGAGAGGCATGATGGGCCGGGGCGGCATGATGGACGGGATGATGGGCGACACGATGTCGCGCATGAACGAGGGGATGATGGGCGGGCCGGCCAACGGCCGTGAGCTCGATCTGCTCACCGTGCGCATCGCGCGCGGCCGGCCGGCAAAGAGCGAGCCGCCCGCGCGCCTCGCGCGCGTCCCGCCGGCCGGGAGCGGAGACGCGCGCAACGCCGGCAACCCCCGCACCTTCCGCCTCGCCATGGGCATGATGGAGTGGACCCTGAACGGCCGCACCTTCGAGATGAACGCGGCCGCCGCCGACGAGCGCGTGGCGCTCGGCGCCACCGAGGTGTGGGAACTCGCGAACGAAGCCTCGATGGGAATGATGGGCATGATGGCCCACCCGATGCACATCCACGGCGTCCAGTTCCGGGTCGTCGGGCGCGAGGTGCTGCCCGGGCTGCGGGAGGCCTACGCGACGGTGCGCGAAGGCTTCGTCGACGAGGGCTGGAAGGACACGGTGCTCGTCATGCCCGGGGAACGGGTGAGGCTGATGTTACGGTTCGAGGACTATAAGGGTCTCTTTCCCTACCACTGCCACAACCTCGAGCACGCGGATCTCGGCATGATGCGGAACTATCGCGTCGTCTAG
- a CDS encoding SCO family protein translates to MITLLLPACTESPALRGMDLSGVDWGRDFTLVSHQRPPVSTEAFRGKVLILFFGYTHCPDICGPTLAKLAALQKELGPEAEHVQVLFVTIDPERDTPEQLRRFVPQFDPRFIGLTGTPEEIAAAAREYKVGYMSHPGSRTASSIIQHSGNVFVKDQRGRPRSLFANETPVVDMAHDVQLLLKSEMR, encoded by the coding sequence GTGATCACGCTGCTCCTCCCCGCGTGTACCGAGTCCCCGGCGCTCCGCGGGATGGACTTGAGCGGCGTCGACTGGGGCCGCGACTTCACGCTCGTCTCGCATCAGCGCCCGCCGGTCTCGACCGAAGCGTTCCGCGGCAAGGTGCTGATCCTGTTCTTCGGCTACACCCACTGCCCCGACATCTGCGGCCCGACGCTCGCGAAGCTTGCGGCGCTGCAAAAGGAGCTCGGCCCCGAGGCCGAGCACGTCCAAGTCCTGTTCGTCACTATCGACCCCGAGCGCGACACCCCCGAGCAGCTCAGGCGCTTCGTGCCTCAGTTCGACCCCCGCTTCATCGGTCTCACGGGAACACCCGAGGAAATCGCGGCGGCAGCGCGGGAATACAAGGTGGGCTACATGAGTCACCCGGGCTCACGGACCGCCTCGTCGATCATCCAGCACTCAGGCAACGTCTTCGTCAAGGATCAACGCGGCAGACCGCGTAGCTTGTTCGCAAACGAAACCCCGGTGGTCGACATGGCACACGATGTCCAACTCTTGCTGAAATCGGAGATGCGATGA
- a CDS encoding SHOCT domain-containing protein produces MMMPGPMGGWDGGLALLLLFLGLIVLAVVLLVRRLGGGTGRGGTIREGRSALRILEERYARGEVERQEFERKRRDLTG; encoded by the coding sequence ATGATGATGCCGGGTCCCATGGGCGGTTGGGACGGCGGACTGGCGCTGCTGCTCTTGTTCCTCGGCCTGATCGTCCTGGCGGTCGTACTGCTCGTCAGGCGGCTCGGCGGCGGAACGGGCCGTGGGGGCACGATCCGGGAAGGGCGATCGGCGCTGCGCATCCTGGAGGAGCGCTACGCGCGCGGCGAGGTCGAGCGCCAGGAGTTCGAGCGCAAGCGGCGCGACTTGACGGGTTGA